In the genome of Shewanella glacialimarina, one region contains:
- the cobO gene encoding cob(I)yrinic acid a,c-diamide adenosyltransferase has protein sequence MTEKTTDNNTNIDSTDVDSTNLDNTSLESTKLDNQKADRHKARQQKVKLGVDAKIAAAQEEKGILLVLTGNGKGKSTSGFGSVARAAGHGHKAAVVQFIKGTWACGERNLLEGAGVEFHVMGTGFTWETQDKEKDTKAAVEAWEYAEKLLQDESVNLLLLDELTYMVSYHYIELERVLTALRNRPAMQHVIITGRSCHREIIELADTVSEVQPIKHAFNAGIKAQLGFDY, from the coding sequence ATGACCGAGAAGACAACAGACAACAATACAAACATCGACAGTACTGATGTTGACAGTACTAATCTTGACAATACAAGTCTTGAAAGTACTAAGCTTGATAATCAAAAGGCGGATCGCCATAAAGCACGTCAACAAAAAGTAAAGCTAGGTGTAGACGCTAAAATTGCCGCAGCACAGGAAGAAAAGGGCATTTTATTAGTACTTACCGGTAATGGTAAAGGTAAATCAACTTCTGGCTTTGGCTCTGTTGCACGTGCGGCCGGCCACGGTCACAAAGCCGCGGTAGTGCAATTTATTAAAGGCACTTGGGCATGTGGTGAACGTAATTTGTTAGAAGGTGCAGGGGTTGAGTTCCATGTTATGGGAACCGGCTTTACCTGGGAAACACAAGATAAAGAAAAAGATACTAAAGCGGCTGTAGAAGCCTGGGAATACGCAGAGAAACTACTGCAAGATGAGTCGGTTAATTTATTATTATTGGACGAGTTAACCTACATGGTTAGCTATCATTATATCGAGTTAGAGCGTGTACTCACAGCGTTGAGAAATAGACCTGCTATGCAACATGTGATTATTACTGGGCGTTCTTGTCACCGGGAGATTATCGAGCTTGCTGATACGGTGAGTGAAGTCCAGCCGATTAAGCATGCGTTTAATGCAGGGATTAAAGCTCAGTTAGGATTTGACTATTAA